A stretch of the Malus sylvestris chromosome 10, drMalSylv7.2, whole genome shotgun sequence genome encodes the following:
- the LOC126588023 gene encoding serine/threonine-protein kinase SRK2E isoform X5, whose product MEYASGGELFERICNAGRFSEDEARFFFQQLISGVSYCHAMQVCHRDLKLENTLLDGSPAPRLKICDFGYSKSSVLHSQPKSTVGTPAYIAPEVLLKKEYDGKIADVWSCGVTLYVMLVGAYPFEDPGEPKNFRKTIHRITNVQYSIPDYVHISPECRHLISRIFVAEPEKRITIPEIRNHEWFLKNLPADLMVENTMNNQFEEPDQPMQSLDEIMQIIAEATIPAAGTNSLNQYLAGSLDIDNMEEDLESDPDIDIDSSGEIVYAI is encoded by the exons ATGGAATATGCATCTGGGGGAGAGCTCTTTGAGCGTATATGCAACGCTGGGCGTTTCAGTGAGGATGAG GCGCGTTTCTTCTTCCAGCAACTTATATCAGGAGTCAGTTACTGTCATGCAATG CAAGTGTGCCACCGGGACTTGAAGTTGGAGAACACATTGTTAGATGGAAGTCCTGCTCCTCGTTTAAAAATATGTGACTTTGGCTACTCTAAG TCCTCAGTGCTGCATTCACAACCAAAATCGACCGTGGGCACCCCTGCATATATTGCACCTGAGGTGTTACTCAAGAAAGAATATGATGGAAAG ATTGCAGATGTATGGTCTTGTGGGGTGACCTTATACGTCATGTTGGTGGGTGCATATCCATTTGAAGATCCTGGGGAGCCTAAAAACTTCCGCAAGACAATACAC CGGATAACAAATGTCCAGTACTCTATTCCTGACTATGTTCATATATCTCCGGAGTGCCGCCATCTAATATCAAGGATTTTCGTAGCTGAGCCCGAGAAG AGGATAACCATCCCTGAGATCAGGAACCACGAATGGTTTCTAAAGAACCTTCCAGCAGATCTCATGGTTGAAAACACCATGAACAACCAGTTTGAAGAGCCGGATCAACCCATGCAAAGCCTTGATGAGATTATGCAGATAATTGCCGAGGCTACAATACCTGCGGCCGGGACCAACAGTCTCAACCAGTATCTTGCTGGCAGCCTGGACATAGATAACATGGAGGAGGACCTCGAGTCTGATCCCGACATTGACATTGACAGCAGCGGAGAGATAGTCTATGCAATTTAA
- the LOC126588023 gene encoding serine/threonine-protein kinase SRK2E isoform X2, translating to MNRSVLTVGPAMDMPIMHDSDRYELVRDIGSGNFGVARLMRDKQTGELVAVKYIERGEKIDENVQREIINHRSLRHPNIVRFKEVILTPTHLAIVMEYASGGELFERICNAGRFSEDEARFFFQQLISGVSYCHAMQVCHRDLKLENTLLDGSPAPRLKICDFGYSKSSVLHSQPKSTVGTPAYIAPEVLLKKEYDGKIADVWSCGVTLYVMLVGAYPFEDPGEPKNFRKTIHRITNVQYSIPDYVHISPECRHLISRIFVAEPEKRITIPEIRNHEWFLKNLPADLMVENTMNNQFEEPDQPMQSLDEIMQIIAEATIPAAGTNSLNQYLAGSLDIDNMEEDLESDPDIDIDSSGEIVYAI from the exons atGAATCGGTCTGTGCTCACAGTTGGGCCAGCCATGGACATGCCGATCATGCACGACAGCGATCGGTACGAGCTGGTTCGGGATATTGGGTCGGGAAATTTCGGGGTTGCACGGCTTATGAGGGACAAGCAGACTGGTGAGCTTGTTGCTGTGAAATACATAGAGAGAGGTGAGAAG ATAGATGAAAATGTACAAAGAGAAATTATAAACCACAGGTCATTGAGGCATCCGAACATTGTCCGGTTCAAAGAG GTAATATTAACACCCACTCATCTGGCTATTGTGATGGAATATGCATCTGGGGGAGAGCTCTTTGAGCGTATATGCAACGCTGGGCGTTTCAGTGAGGATGAG GCGCGTTTCTTCTTCCAGCAACTTATATCAGGAGTCAGTTACTGTCATGCAATG CAAGTGTGCCACCGGGACTTGAAGTTGGAGAACACATTGTTAGATGGAAGTCCTGCTCCTCGTTTAAAAATATGTGACTTTGGCTACTCTAAG TCCTCAGTGCTGCATTCACAACCAAAATCGACCGTGGGCACCCCTGCATATATTGCACCTGAGGTGTTACTCAAGAAAGAATATGATGGAAAG ATTGCAGATGTATGGTCTTGTGGGGTGACCTTATACGTCATGTTGGTGGGTGCATATCCATTTGAAGATCCTGGGGAGCCTAAAAACTTCCGCAAGACAATACAC CGGATAACAAATGTCCAGTACTCTATTCCTGACTATGTTCATATATCTCCGGAGTGCCGCCATCTAATATCAAGGATTTTCGTAGCTGAGCCCGAGAAG AGGATAACCATCCCTGAGATCAGGAACCACGAATGGTTTCTAAAGAACCTTCCAGCAGATCTCATGGTTGAAAACACCATGAACAACCAGTTTGAAGAGCCGGATCAACCCATGCAAAGCCTTGATGAGATTATGCAGATAATTGCCGAGGCTACAATACCTGCGGCCGGGACCAACAGTCTCAACCAGTATCTTGCTGGCAGCCTGGACATAGATAACATGGAGGAGGACCTCGAGTCTGATCCCGACATTGACATTGACAGCAGCGGAGAGATAGTCTATGCAATTTAA
- the LOC126588021 gene encoding pentatricopeptide repeat-containing protein At2g15820, chloroplastic: NSKSPAPRTLSETSHASAQSSRAPELSPSTLSLTHSSSFFSTLCFSNPNLLSMRSSLFPPLSLLRSLTLCLSHNQHHHPHTHPFSRPMSSFPLSTTKPFRFHALPSSSTSVEHLAGKASDPEENWDLSNVAQSEVFDFENCFGSADLKHLGAPKLEVPELEELPEQWRRSKLAWLCKELPAHKAGTLSRILNAQKKWIRQEDATYVAVHCMRIRENDVGFRVYKWMMQQHWYRFDFALATKLADYMGKERKFSKCRDIFDDIINQGRVPSESTFHILVVAYLSAPVQGCLEEACGIYNRMIQLGGYQPRLHLHNSLFKALVSQPGTSSKHYLKQAEFIFHNLVTTGLEIHKDIYSGLIWLHSYQDTIDKERMALLRKEMQQAGIEEGRDVLVSLLRACSKEGDVEGAESTWLRLCDLEVGLPPQAYVYKMEAYSKAGVPLRSLEIFREMQEQLGSSNAVAYHKVVEVLCKAQEVEHVESLMTEFINTGLKNFMPSYIDLMNMYFNLGLHDKLESAFSQCLERCRPSRTICSIYLDSLVKVGNLAKAEEIFGLMQSDAAIGVNARSCNTILSGYLSSGDYVKAENIFDLMCQKKYDVEPPLMEKIDYILSLSRKVVKKPVSLKLSKEQREILVGLLLGGLQIESDEDWKNHMIRFEFSESSSTHSLLKRHIFDQYHEWLHPSCKSSESTEDIPYKFSTISHSYFAFYAEQFWPKGRRMIPKLIHRWLSPCALAYWYMYGGHSTSSGDILLKIKGSEEGVEKIVKSLRAKSLDCKVKRKGRVFWIGFLGSSSTWFWKLVEPYILDDLKYALKGGQISDNSMVETENVNFGSGSDTNENASDYSDNDNNL; this comes from the exons AACTCAAAATCCCCAGCTCCAAGAACTCTATCAGAAACAAGCCATGCTTCTGCGCAGAGCTCCAGAGCTCCAGAGCTCTCACCCTCCACTCTCTCTCTAACccactcctcctccttcttctccactCTCTGTTTCTCTAACCCTAATCTCCTCTCCATGCGCTCTTCACTcttccctcctctctctctcctccgttCCCtcactctctgtctctctcacaaccaacaccaccacccTCATACCCACCCATTCTCCAGGCCCATGTCCAGTTTTCCGCTCTCCACCACCAAACCCTTCCGGTTCCACGCCCTTCCCTCTTCCAGTACTTCCGTTGAACACCTTGCAGGCAAGGCCTCGGACCCAGAGGAGAATTGGGATTTGAGCAATGTCGCGCAGAGCGAGGTTTTCGATTTTGAGAATTGCTTTGGTTCCGCCGACTTGAAGCACCTGGGGGCGCCGAAGCTTGAGGTTCCCGAGCTGGAGGAGCTCCCGGAGCAGTGGCGGAGGTCGAAGCTGGCGTGGCTGTGTAAGGAACTGCCGGCGCATAAGGCCGGTACCTTGAGTCGTATACTCAATGCGCAGAAGAAGTGGATAAGGCAAGAAGATGCCACTTATGTTGCCGTGCATTGTATGCGGATTCGGGAAAATGATGTCGGGTTTCGG GTTTACAAATGGATGATGCAACAACACTGGTATCGTTTTGATTTTGCTCTTGCTACTAAGTTAGCGGATTACATGGGTAAAGAGCGAAAATTCTCGAAATGTAGGGATATATTTGATGATATAATTAATCAGGGGCGTGTTCCTAGTGAATCTACATTTCATATATTGGTTGTTGCATATCTTAGTGCCCCGGTTCAAGGTTGCTTGGAGGAAGCATGTGGCATTTACAATCGTATGATTCAGCTAGGAGGTTATCAGCCCCGGCTTCACCTGCACAATTCTCTCTTCAAAGCCCTTGTCAGCCAACCCGGAACCTCTTCGAAACACTACCTTAAACAGGCTGAgtttatttttcataatttgGTAACAACTGGACTCGAAATTCACAAGGATATTTATAGTGGATTAATTTGGCTACATAGCTATCAGGATACAATAGATAAAGAAAGGATGGCATTGTTAAGAAAAGAAATGCAACAGGCTGGAATTGAGGAGGGCAGAGATGTGCTTGTGTCTCTCTTGAGAGCTTGCTCAAAAGAGGGGGATGTGGAGGGAGCAGAAAGTACTTGGCTCAGACTTTGCGATCTTGAAGTTGGTCTCCCACCTCAGGCATATGTTTATAAAATGGAAGCCTATTCAAAGGCTGGAGTGCCTTTGAGATCCCTGGAGATATTCAGGGAGATGCAAGAGCAGTTGGGTTCGTCCAACGCTGTCGCATATCATAAAGTCGTAGAGGTCTTATGTAAGGCTCAAGAAGTTGAACATGTCGAGTCCCTCATGACAGAATTCATCAACACTGGTTTGAAGAATTTCATGCCGTCTTATATTGATCTAATGAACATGTACTTCAACTTAGGCTTACATGACAAACTGGAATCAGCCTTCTCCCAGTGCCTTGAGAGATGCCGACCCAGCCGTACTATTTGTTCTATATACTTGGATTCTTTGGTGAAAGTTGGTAATCTTGCTAAAGCTGAGGAGATCTTTGGCCTAATGCAGAGTGATGCGGCAATCGGTGTTAACGCTCGGTCCTGCAACACCATATTAAGTGGATACCTGTCATCTGGAGATTATGTCAAGGCAGAAAACATATTTGACCTGATGTGCCAGAAGAAGTATGACGTTGAACCACCATTGATGGAAAAGATTGATTATATCTTGAGCTTGAGCAGAAAGGTAGTCAAGAAACCTGTAAGCCTGAAGCTGAGCAAAGAACAACGAGAGATTCTAGTAGGTCTTTTGTTGGGTGGTTTGCAGATCGAATCTGATGAAGACTGGAAAAATCACATGATCCGGTTCGAGTTCAGTGAGAGTTCTAGCACACATTCTTTGTTAAAGAGGCATATATTTGATCAATACCATGAGTGGCTACATCCTTCTTGCAAGTCCAGTGAGAGTACGGAGGACATACCATATAAGTTCTCAACCATCTCACATTCGTATTTTGCTTTCTATGCGGAGCAGTTTTGGCCAAAAGGCCGAAGAATGATACCAAAGCTAATCCATCGATGGTTGTCACCATGTGCGCTTGCATACTGGTACATGTACGGGGGCCACAGTACTTCATCAGGAGACATATTGTTGAAGATAAAGGGTAGTGAAGAGGGTGTTGAGAAGATTGTCAAATCCTTAAGGGCAAAGTCCCTTGATTGCAAGGTGAAGAGGAAAGGGAGAGTGTTTTGGATAGGTTTTCTGGGAAGTAGTTCTACCTGGTTCTGGAAATTAGTAGAACCTTATATTCTAGATGACTTGAAGTATGCTCTAAAAGGTGGCCAAATCTCAGATAACAGCATGGTTGAAACCGAAAACGTCAACTTTGGTAGTGGGTCTGATACTAATGAAAATGCTTCTGATTACAGTGATAATGATAATAATTTGTAG
- the LOC126588023 gene encoding serine/threonine-protein kinase SRK2E isoform X4, translating into MNRSVLTVGPAMDMPIMHDSDRYELVRDIGSGNFGVARLMRDKQTGELVAVKYIERGEKVILTPTHLAIVMEYASGGELFERICNAGRFSEDEARFFFQQLISGVSYCHAMQVCHRDLKLENTLLDGSPAPRLKICDFGYSKSSVLHSQPKSTVGTPAYIAPEVLLKKEYDGKIADVWSCGVTLYVMLVGAYPFEDPGEPKNFRKTIHRITNVQYSIPDYVHISPECRHLISRIFVAEPEKRITIPEIRNHEWFLKNLPADLMVENTMNNQFEEPDQPMQSLDEIMQIIAEATIPAAGTNSLNQYLAGSLDIDNMEEDLESDPDIDIDSSGEIVYAI; encoded by the exons atGAATCGGTCTGTGCTCACAGTTGGGCCAGCCATGGACATGCCGATCATGCACGACAGCGATCGGTACGAGCTGGTTCGGGATATTGGGTCGGGAAATTTCGGGGTTGCACGGCTTATGAGGGACAAGCAGACTGGTGAGCTTGTTGCTGTGAAATACATAGAGAGAGGTGAGAAG GTAATATTAACACCCACTCATCTGGCTATTGTGATGGAATATGCATCTGGGGGAGAGCTCTTTGAGCGTATATGCAACGCTGGGCGTTTCAGTGAGGATGAG GCGCGTTTCTTCTTCCAGCAACTTATATCAGGAGTCAGTTACTGTCATGCAATG CAAGTGTGCCACCGGGACTTGAAGTTGGAGAACACATTGTTAGATGGAAGTCCTGCTCCTCGTTTAAAAATATGTGACTTTGGCTACTCTAAG TCCTCAGTGCTGCATTCACAACCAAAATCGACCGTGGGCACCCCTGCATATATTGCACCTGAGGTGTTACTCAAGAAAGAATATGATGGAAAG ATTGCAGATGTATGGTCTTGTGGGGTGACCTTATACGTCATGTTGGTGGGTGCATATCCATTTGAAGATCCTGGGGAGCCTAAAAACTTCCGCAAGACAATACAC CGGATAACAAATGTCCAGTACTCTATTCCTGACTATGTTCATATATCTCCGGAGTGCCGCCATCTAATATCAAGGATTTTCGTAGCTGAGCCCGAGAAG AGGATAACCATCCCTGAGATCAGGAACCACGAATGGTTTCTAAAGAACCTTCCAGCAGATCTCATGGTTGAAAACACCATGAACAACCAGTTTGAAGAGCCGGATCAACCCATGCAAAGCCTTGATGAGATTATGCAGATAATTGCCGAGGCTACAATACCTGCGGCCGGGACCAACAGTCTCAACCAGTATCTTGCTGGCAGCCTGGACATAGATAACATGGAGGAGGACCTCGAGTCTGATCCCGACATTGACATTGACAGCAGCGGAGAGATAGTCTATGCAATTTAA